From the genome of Colletotrichum destructivum chromosome 10, complete sequence, one region includes:
- a CDS encoding Putative peptidase S8 propeptide/proteinase inhibitor I9, with amino-acid sequence MKASSLLALLGAVVPALAANKYIIQLKPGTSPDAVTRHHNTVRSLLRRRDGSAEGTLDKTFRIGDDFNAYSGSFDDAALEAIAALDEVLAVELDQPISVDPTEAEQTLFSLSSESESSAASFARRRALTTQPNSIWSLGDLSHRAAGSTEYVYDSTAGEGTTAYVFDTGIRLSHAEFEGRASFGINGVTGSTVSPGSNSDTDGHGTHVAATIVGKTYGVAKKAKVIDVKVFDGSTGSTSAILTGLDWAVKDIVSKGAQKKSVLNMSLSANNVAALDNAVLAAYRQGILTIVAAGNDNQPATTTSPARLPEAFTVGMTRPDRGRVNIIEGIYGSSYGPELDVFAPGQDIVSASHTSDTGTATKTGTSMAAPLVAGLVCYLRGLAGGFGTPKQVTDRILELAIPDVVGDPKNSPNLLVNNGSGR; translated from the exons ATGAAggcctcctccctcctcgccctcctcggcgccgttgtgcccgccctcgcggcgAACAAGTACATCATCCAGCTCAAGCCCGGCACGAGccccgacgccgtcacgCGGCACCACAACACCGTCCGCAgcctcctccggcgccgtGACGGGTCCGCCGAGGGCACCCTCGACAAGACATTCCGCATCGGCGACGACTTCAACGCCTATAGCGGCAgcttcgacgacgccgccctcgaggccatcgccgccctggacgaggtcctcgccgtcgagctcgaccagCCCATCTCTGTCGAcccgaccgaggccgagcagaCGCTCTTCTCCCTGTCGTCGGAGTCGGagtcgtccgccgcctcctttgcgcgccgccgcgccctGACGACGCAGCCGAACAGCATCTGGAGTCTCGGCGACCTGTCCCACCGCGCGGCCGGGTCGACCGAGTACGTCTACGACTCgacggccggcgagggcacgACGGCCTACGTCTTCGACACGGGCATCCGCCTGTCGCacgccgagttcgagggcCGCGCCAGCTTCGGCATCAACGGCGTCACCGGCTCGACCGTGTCGCCCGGGTCCAACTCGGACACGGACGGCCACGGCACCCACGTCGCagccaccatcgtcggcaagACGTACGGCGTCGCCAAGAAGGCAAAGGTCATTGACGTCAAGGTGTTTGACGGGTCGACG GGCTCCACCTCGGCCATCCTCACCGGCCTCGACTGggccgtcaaggacatcGTCTCCAAGGGCGCCCAGAAGAAGTCGGTCCTCAACATGTCCCTCAGCGCAAacaacgtcgccgccctcgacaacgccGTGCTCGCCGCCTACCGGCAGGGCATCctcaccatcgtcgccgcggGCAACGACAACCAGCCGGCCACCACCACGTCGCCCGCTAGGCTTCCCGAGGCCTTCACCGTCGGCATGACCCGCCCGGACCGCGGCCGCGTCAACATCATCGAGGGCATCTATGGCAGCAGCTACGGCCCGGAGCTCGACGTCTTCGCGCCGGGTCAGGACATCGTTAGCGCCAGCCACACCTCCGACACGGGCACCGCCACCAAGACGGGCACCAGCATGGCCGCGCCGCTCGTCGCGGGCCTCGTGTGCTACCTCCGGGGGCTGGCCGGTGGTTTCGGCACGCCGAAGCAGGTCACGGACCGgatcctcgagctcgccatCCCCGACGTCGTCGGAGACCCCAAGAACTCGCCAAACCTGCTGGTGAACAACGGAAGCGGGCGGTGA
- a CDS encoding Putative dienelactone hydrolase, alpha/Beta hydrolase has product MTETSSAKPEYLAQPPGPCCWAGTLHEGSPRGDVEDILGAPTYIVRPSDVKGSPRANGHVVLYFPDVWGLSVNARCLMDGFASAGYVALGIDYFRGDPISKYRASKDDPLPPGFDLAAWRAKHLAFATETVPRWAAAVRERFSAELRAETGAETRFACVGYCFGAPFVCDLLAGDDVVSAGAFAHPTALKEEHFTGLKKPLLLSCAENDHAFPPESRRKAVDVLQREGKVYHLQLFQGVGHGFAVKGDPSDPYQRWCKEQSLRAVVDWFDMWLVRSSS; this is encoded by the exons ATGACCGAAACCTCGTCCGCAAAGCCAGAGTACCTCGCCCAACCCCCCGGGCCGTGCTGCTGGGCCGGCACCTTGCACGAAGGCAGCCcgcgcggcgacgtcgaggacatcCTCGGCGCGCCGACCTACATCGTGCGCCCCTCGGACGTCAAGGGGTCGCCCCGCGCCAACGGCCACGTCGTGCTCTACTTCCCCGACGTCTGGGGCCTCTCGGTCAACGCGCGGTGCCTCATGGACGgcttcgcctcggccggctACGTGGCGCTCGGCATCGACTACTTCCGCGGCGACCCCATCTCCAAGTACCGCGCCTCCAAGGACgacccgctgccgccgggcttcgacctcgccgcctggCGCGCCAAGCACCTGGCCTTCGCGACCGAGACGGTGCCCCgctgggccgccgccgtgagGGAGAGGTTCAGCGCCGAGCTGcgcgccgagacgggcgccGAGACCCGCTTCGCCTGCGTCGGGTACTGCTTCGGCGCGCCCTTCGTGTGCGACCTgctcgccggcgatgacgtCGTGTCGGCGGGGGCGTTTGCCCACCCCACGGCGCTGAAGGAGGAGCATTTCACGGGGCTAAAGA AGCCCCTATTACTCTCGTGCGCCGAGAACGACCATGCGTTCCCCCCCGAGTCGCGGAGGAAGGCAGTCGATGTCCTGCAGAGAGAAGGCAAGGTTTATCACCTGCAGCTCTTCCAGGGCGTCGGCCACGGCTTCGCGGTCAAGGGAGACCCTTCGGACCCGTATCAAC GGTGGTGCAAGGAGCAAAGTCTTCGCGCAGTAGTTGACTGGTTTGACATGTGGCTGGTCCGTAGTTCATcgtga